One part of the Terrimicrobium sacchariphilum genome encodes these proteins:
- a CDS encoding polysaccharide deacetylase family protein: MNAFSPQPRFTWPGGAKVAVMLCFDVDGETTALEHDPALAKRLTTMSQCEYGPTVGVPRLLGLLDHCQVPATFFIPGYIAEHHPEMTRAVQAAGHEIGLHGYLHERLITLNETQEEAILQKSFTILEDLTGTRPVGYRAPWFELNPWTPSVLQRNGVFYVASAMGDDVPYRHHNGLIEIPGQWMLEDWEQFAFNADPAWGSIPENCDKVFDLWWKEFEAMYDFGCCFVLTLHPWLSGRPSRVRLLEKLINAMKAKPGVWFARGAEIARWYDQTPEARREVDFDRLAGK, from the coding sequence ATGAATGCATTTTCTCCGCAGCCACGATTCACCTGGCCGGGAGGGGCCAAGGTGGCCGTCATGTTGTGCTTCGACGTCGACGGCGAAACCACCGCCCTCGAGCATGACCCCGCCCTGGCAAAGCGCCTGACCACCATGTCGCAATGCGAATATGGTCCGACCGTGGGCGTGCCGCGCCTGCTGGGCTTGCTCGACCACTGCCAGGTGCCCGCCACGTTTTTTATTCCCGGCTACATCGCCGAGCATCATCCGGAGATGACTCGCGCGGTGCAGGCCGCCGGACACGAGATCGGGCTGCACGGGTATTTGCACGAACGCCTGATCACGCTCAACGAAACCCAGGAGGAGGCGATTCTGCAAAAGAGCTTCACCATTCTGGAGGATCTCACCGGGACGCGCCCTGTCGGCTATCGCGCGCCGTGGTTTGAGTTGAATCCCTGGACGCCTTCAGTCCTGCAACGCAATGGCGTCTTTTACGTCGCCAGCGCCATGGGCGACGACGTGCCGTATCGTCATCATAACGGCCTCATCGAAATCCCCGGCCAGTGGATGCTGGAGGATTGGGAGCAGTTTGCCTTCAACGCCGATCCCGCGTGGGGATCGATCCCCGAGAATTGCGACAAGGTCTTCGATCTCTGGTGGAAGGAATTTGAAGCCATGTACGATTTTGGCTGCTGCTTTGTGCTCACGCTGCATCCGTGGCTGTCGGGCCGTCCGTCGCGAGTGCGGCTGCTGGAAAAACTAATCAACGCCATGAAAGCCAAGCCCGGCGTGTGGTTTGCGCGCGGAGCGGAGATCGCGCGGTGGTACGACCAGACGCCGGAGGCCCGGCGGGAGGTTGATTTCGACCGGCTCGCGGGTAAATAG